One window from the genome of Prinia subflava isolate CZ2003 ecotype Zambia chromosome 2, Cam_Psub_1.2, whole genome shotgun sequence encodes:
- the TMEM151B gene encoding transmembrane protein 151B, with translation MSPPASAAAASEGGSSTPVPPEEEAEGAREEQRPVKQSLSKSLCRESHWKCLLLSLLMYGCMGAMTWCHVTKVTRLTFDSAYKGKSMMYHDSPCSNGYVYIPLAFLVMLYVVYLVECWHCYTRNELQYKVDVESVHERVQRMQQATPCIWWKAISYHYVRRTRQVTRYRNGDAYTTTQVYHERVNTHVAEAEFDYSNCGVKDISKDLIDLESYPATRLRFTKCFSFANVESENSYLTQRARFFTENEGLDDYMEAREGMHLKNVDFKEYMVAFSDPDNLPWYVSHYVFWVAALLTLSWPLRVLNEYRTSYVHYHVEKLFGFDYVAVTPAEERSFCRRMPRVNTVDSTELEWHIRSNQQLVPSYSEAVLMDLVGLSGCTSYSACRYGGYRQNCERCHRTISSSSIFSRSALSICNGSPRIPFSSSRFSLGRLYGSRRSCLWQSRSGSLNEQSCPTEQTRLSSQVTVEEEDPPPYQDALYFPVLIVHRNEGCLNHDHRHLHRNGSCVETSL, from the exons ATGTCCCCCCCGGCCTCGGCGGCCGCCGCCAGcgaaggaggcagcagcacgCCGGTGCCTCcggaggaggaggcggagggGGCCAGAGAGGAG cagcggcCAGTGAAGCAGTCTCTCAGCAAGTCCCTGTGCCGAGAGTCCCACTGGAAatgcctgctgctgtccctcctcATGTACGGCTGCATGGGAGCCATGACCTGGTGCCACGTCACCAAGGTGACCCGGCTGACCTTTGACAGCGCTTACAAGGGCAAGTCCATGATGTACCACGACAGCCCCTGCTCCAATGGCTACGTCTACATCCCCCTGGCTTTCCTGGTGATGCTCTACGTGGTGTACCTGGTGGAGTGCTGGCACTGCTACACGCGCAACGAGCTGCAGTACAAGGTGGACGTGGAGAGCGTGCACGAGCGCGTGCAGCGCATGCAGCAGGCGACCCCCTGCATCTGGTGGAAGGCCATCAGCTACCACTACGTCCGCAGGACGCGGCAGGTCACCCGCTACCGCAATGGGGACGCCTACACCACCACCCAAGTGTACCACGAGCGGGTCAACACCCACGTGGCAGAGGCCGAGTTCGATTATTCCAACTGTGGAGTTAAGGACATCTCTAAGGACCTCATTGACCTGGAGAGCTACCCGGCCACACGGCTCCGCTTCACCAAGTGTTTCAGCTTTGCCAACGTGGAGTCCGAGAACTCCTATCTGACCCAGCGGGCCCGCTTCTTCACGGAGAATGAGGGCCTAGACGACTACATggaggccagggaggggatgcACCTCAAAAATGTGGACTTCAAGGAATACATGGTGGCCTTTTCCGACCCGGACAACCTGCCTTGGTACGTATCTCACTATGTCTTctgggtggcagctctgctgaccCTATCCTGGCCCCTGCGGGTGCTAAACGAGTACCGCACCTCCTACGTCCATTACCACGTGGAAAAGCTCTTTGGGTTCGACTACGTGGCTGTGACGCCGGCCGAGGAGCGCTCCTTCTGCCGGAGGATGCCCCGCGTCAACACGGTGGACAGCACCGAGCTGGAGTGGCACATACGATCCAACCAGCAGCTGGTGCCCAGCTACTCGGAGGCGGTCCTGATGGACTTGGTGGGGCTCTCCGGCTGCACCAGCTACTCCGCCTGCCGCTACGGGGGCTACCGGCAGAACTGCGAGCGGTGCCACAGGACTATAAGCAGCTCCTCCATCTTCTCCCGCAGTGCTCTGAGCATCTGCAACGGCAGTCCCAGGAtccccttcagcagcagccGCTTCTCCCTGGGCCGCTTGTACGGCTCGCGGCgcagctgcctctggcagagccGCAGCGGCAGCCTGAAcgagcagagctgccccaccGAGCAGACACGCCTCTCCAGCCAGGTGACTGTGGAGGAGGAAGACCCCCCTCCTTATCAGGATGCCCTCTACTTCCCTGTCCTCATCGTACACCGCAACGAAGGCTGCCTGAACCACGACCACCGTCACCTCCATCGCAATGGGTCCTGCGTGGAGACCTCACTGTGA